A section of the Diabrotica virgifera virgifera chromosome 8, PGI_DIABVI_V3a genome encodes:
- the LOC114335993 gene encoding pupal cuticle protein G1A-like, with the protein MTFKVIIFASFLAFAKAGSYDSTLALPATPVISAYQSAPVLAAPAVSKSFVQTYTSHPAPVAVAAPVVTKSVAPVVSTYSAPLALPAHGPVVSAYSAPLSLPAHGPVVSAYSAPLSLPAHGPVVSAYSAPLSLPAHGPVVSAYSAPLVAKSPLSYAAHSPVVSAYSSPLLSAYSAPVVAKSVSPLAYAAPSPILSAYSSPVVSAYSSPLLAKSLAPAPVAYAGHAAPVLSAYSAGPVVQPW; encoded by the coding sequence GTAATTATCTTTGCATCATTTTTGGCTTTCGCCAAAGCTGGTAGCTATGACAGTACATTAGCCCTTCCTGCCACTCCAGTAATATCAGCTTACCAGTCAGCTCCAGTATTGGCTGCTCCTGCTGTTTCCAAATCGTTTGTTCAAACCTACACCAGCCACCCAGCGCCTGTAGCCGTTGCTGCTCCAGTTGTAACCAAATCGGTAGCTCCAGTAGTATCCACGTACTCTGCTCCATTGGCTCTACCAGCTCATGGACCTGTTGTATCTGCCTACTCCGCTCCATTATCTCTACCAGCTCATGGACCTGTTGTGTCAGCCTATTCAGCTCCATTGTCTCTACCAGCCCATGGACCTGTTGTATCAGCATATTCAGCTCCATTGTCTCTACCAGCCCATGGCCCTGTTGTATCAGCGTACTCAGCCCCATTAGTAGCTAAAAGCCCTCTTTCATATGCTGCACATTCACCAGTTGTCTCTGCTTATTCTTCCCCACTTCTCTCCGCCTATTCGGCACCAGTTGTAGCCAAGAGTGTATCTCCTCTAGCTTATGCTGCACCTTCTCCAATTTTATCTGCCTATTCTTCTCCAGTTGTATCTGCTTACTCTTCACCACTCTTAGCTAAGAGTTTGGCACCAGCACCAGTTGCTTATGCGGGACACGCTGCTCCAGTTCTCTCTGCTTACTCTGCTGGACCAGTTGTTCAACCTTGGTAA